The sequence below is a genomic window from Streptomyces sp. NBC_00582.
CCTGCCCGGTGGCCGTGCTCCAGTGCCAGAGGCCGGTCGCGAGGGAGGCGAGGACCTCTCCCACGGCGGGCAGGGACTCGCCAGCGCGCATTGCCCCACTTTAAGAAGACGGGGTCGAAAGGTGCCACCGATGGACGGATCGAAACCCGAGGGTGATCATCACCGAGGCTATTGAGGGGAGGCGATCTCGGGCTGCCCGGTACTCTGGGGTTTGTTTCACGTGAAACGTGCCCCCTATCCGCGAAGGCTGGATGAACGACGATGCATCGGTACAGGTCCCACACCTGCGGCGAGCTCCGCTCCTCTGACGTCGGCACCGACGTCCGGCTGAGTGGCTGGCTGCACAATCGGCGCGACCTGGGCGGCATCCTCTTCATCGATCTGCGCGACCACTACGGCATCACGCAGCTGGTCGCCCGTCCCGGCACGCCCGCCTACGAGGCCCTGGACAAGGTCAGCAAGGAGTCCACGGTCCGCGTCGACGGCAAGGTCGTCTCGCGCGGCTCGGAGAACGTGAACCCGGACCTGCCCACCGGTGAGATCGAGGTCGAGGTCGGCGAGGTCGAGCTGCTCGGCGCCGCCCAGCCGCTGCCGTTCACGATCAACACCGAGGACGGGGTCAACGAGGAGCGGCGCCTGGAGTACCGCTTCCTCGACCTGCGCCGCGAGCGCATGCACCGCAACATCATGCTGCGTACGGCGGTCATCTCCGCGATCCGGCACAAGATGACGGCGCTGGGCTTCAACGAGATGGCGACCCCGATCCTGTCGGCGACCTCCCCCGAGGGCGCCCGTGACTTCGTGGTCCCCTCCCGTCTGAACCCGGGCAGGTTCTACGCGCTCCCGCAGGCGCCGCAGCAGTTCAAGCAGCTGCTGATGATCTCCGGCTTCGACCGCTACTTCCAGATCGCGCCCTGCTTCCGTGACGAGGACGCGCGCGCGGACCGTTCGCCGGGCGAGTTCTACCAGCTCGACGTCGAGATGAGCTTCGTCGAGCAGGAGGACGTCTTCCAGCCGATCGAGCAGCTCATGACGGAGCTGTTCGAGGAGTTCGGCGGCGGCCGCCATGTCACCTCGCCGTTCCCGCGGATCCCCTTCCGCGAGGCGATGCTGAAGTACGGCTCCGACAAGCCGGACCTGCGGGCCCAGCTGGAGCTGGTGGACATCACCGACGTCTTCGAGGGCTCGGAGTTCAAGGCCTTCGCCGGCAAGCACGTACGCGCGCTGCCCGTGCCGGACGTCTCCGCCCAGCCGCGGAAGTTCTTCGACCAGCTCGGTGACTTCGCCGTCACGCTGGGCGCGAAGGGCCTCGCCTGGGTGCGCGTCGGCGAGGACGGCACGCTGACCGGCCCGATCGCGAAGTTCCTCACCGAGGAGAACGTGGCGGAGCTGACCAAGCGGCTCTCGCTGGCCCCCGGCCACGCGATCTTCTTCGGCGCGGGCGAGTTCGACGAGGTCTCGAAGATCATGGGCGCGGTCCGCGTCGAGGCCGCCAAGCGGGCCGGCCACTTCGAGGAGGGCGTCTTCCGCTTCTGCTGGATCGTCGACTTCCCGATGTACGAGAAGGACGAGGACACCGGCGCGATCGACTTCTCGCACAACCCGTTCTCCATGCCGCAGGGCGGCCTGGAGGCGCTGCAGACCCAGGACCCGCTGGACATCCTGGGCTGGCAGTACGACATCGTCTGCAACGGCGTCGAGCTGTCCTCCGGCGCGATCCGGAACCACGAGCCGGAGATCATGCTGAAGGCGTTCGAGATCGCCGGCTACGACCGGGAGACCGTCGAGGAGAAGTTCGCGGGCATGCTGCGCGCGTTCCGCTTCGGCGCCCCGCCGCACGGCGGTATCGCCCCCGGCGTGGACCGTATCGTCATGCTCCTCGCGGACGAGCCGAACATCCGGGAGACCATCGCGTTCCCGCTCAACGGCAACGCCCAGGACCTGATGATGGGCGCGCCGACGGAGCTGGAGGAGGCCCGGCTGAAGGAGCTGCACCTGTCGGTGCGCAAGCCGCAGCCGAAGTAGCCTGGCCGAAAAGGGGCGGGAACCGGGTTCGGTTTCCCGCCCCTTTTCCCTTTCCGGTGGCCGAAGACTTCA
It includes:
- the aspS gene encoding aspartate--tRNA ligase, with translation MHRYRSHTCGELRSSDVGTDVRLSGWLHNRRDLGGILFIDLRDHYGITQLVARPGTPAYEALDKVSKESTVRVDGKVVSRGSENVNPDLPTGEIEVEVGEVELLGAAQPLPFTINTEDGVNEERRLEYRFLDLRRERMHRNIMLRTAVISAIRHKMTALGFNEMATPILSATSPEGARDFVVPSRLNPGRFYALPQAPQQFKQLLMISGFDRYFQIAPCFRDEDARADRSPGEFYQLDVEMSFVEQEDVFQPIEQLMTELFEEFGGGRHVTSPFPRIPFREAMLKYGSDKPDLRAQLELVDITDVFEGSEFKAFAGKHVRALPVPDVSAQPRKFFDQLGDFAVTLGAKGLAWVRVGEDGTLTGPIAKFLTEENVAELTKRLSLAPGHAIFFGAGEFDEVSKIMGAVRVEAAKRAGHFEEGVFRFCWIVDFPMYEKDEDTGAIDFSHNPFSMPQGGLEALQTQDPLDILGWQYDIVCNGVELSSGAIRNHEPEIMLKAFEIAGYDRETVEEKFAGMLRAFRFGAPPHGGIAPGVDRIVMLLADEPNIRETIAFPLNGNAQDLMMGAPTELEEARLKELHLSVRKPQPK